DNA sequence from the uncultured Ilyobacter sp. genome:
ATTTTTTCATCATGACTTTTTACCATAGATAGGTAAAGGTCAGAATCAAACCCCATTTTATTTAACTCTTTGGCAAACTCATAAACCAGATTTTCCAGTATCTCTAAATCATCTCTGCTTGCCTTTTCTGAATCACTTTTATTTATTACCTTAGATAAATAATAAGCAAATTCATACCTGGTTACCTCATTTTTACCTTGGAATATTTCAGAGTCTTTTTTCAGTATCCCTTTATCTACAAGGTTTTCTACTGATTTATAAGCCCAGTGTTCATCTGTTATATCTTTAAAAGGCACCTCTGAAAAACCAAAGGAAAAAACAATAAAAAAAATAAAAACTAATTTTTTCATAATAAATTTCACCATTTTCTTTATTTTTTCAGTA
Encoded proteins:
- a CDS encoding S-layer homology domain-containing protein, translating into MKKLVFIFFIVFSFGFSEVPFKDITDEHWAYKSVENLVDKGILKKDSEIFQGKNEVTRYEFAYYLSKVINKSDSEKASRDDLEILENLVYEFAKELNKMGFDSDLYLSMVKSHDEKIEELNAKLEENRKIIEELQRKISELEKKIK